AACATTGTATAAATGAACACATGTACATGGTGACAAACCCAGGACCACCCTTCTGGCTCAACACCATTCTCCGTACGCCTGGTATAGAGAACACTTCCTGCCTGGGATGGACCCTGGCATGCCTGACTGCTGTGGGTCCAGAGTTTGGGGGGAAGGAGGCAGTGTGGGCAGTAGATGGACTCAGTGTGGGACCAGGTTGCTGGGACTATAACCCCACTCCACCCCATCGCTCTCCCAGCCCCCTTCCTCCAGCCAGAGCCTCCCTCTGCTTTGGCTTTCCATGGTCCGTAAAATTTCTCCCTTCCAGCTCCCCTGGCTCTTGCCACCTGTTCCTGGAAAACATTGCTGGAAAGAGGGTTCCTCTTGTCTTGCTTGCAGACTGCTGCCTGGGATGCCCTGTTTGCAGCTGGGACAGGGGCTGTGCATCCTGCCGCGGGCAGGGCCAGTGGTGAGCCGGGGCCAGCTGTAAGCCAGGCAGGAGCTTTATCCCCCTGGTGCTCTCCCCTGTGATGGATTCCCAGAGGTCTTTCCCCAGAGTCTGGGATGTAGGATGCCAGCTTCTCCAAGTTCAAGGAGGGTGACAGGGGCCCTGGAACTGCCCTTTCTCTcttgatctttctctctttttccttcctctctctcttcctcaggtCCTCCCtcacttcttttcttcctgtgatccctcccttcttgtctctcatgctctttccctAATTCCGCCATCCATCACACCTTCACTGAGCCCTAGCTAAAGAACTTGGTCTGAATCCTGGAATCCAAAGAGAGCATTGCTGTAACCCTAAAAGAGCTCTCAGTCTAGCTGACAGCTGGATGCAGAcatattacattatataaaatgcaacagtataacataatgtattataatCTATAGTAGATTGTAACTGCACAGGAacattatttactttctttttttttttttaaagattttatttatttatttgacagagagagatcacaagtagacagagaggcaggcagagagagagagagagggaagcaggttcgctgctgagcagagagcccgatgtgggactcgatcccaggaccctgagatcatgacctgagccgaaggcagcggcttaacccactgagccacccaggcgcccccattatttACTTTCTACCTTGAGTTTTTTTTTActcaattaacaaatatttaataaactcctactatatgccaagcaagcttttcctttttgatactattttaaagttttttctttgtttttaaaattagtgcCAAAAGAGAAAGGCATTACAATTTGTAAATGAAATTACATATCTTGTATCTCTTTAGCTTAGTAGTTGGGGCTCCTTAGTCTTTAGCTGCAAGACTATTGTTCTAGTACCAAGGAAAAAATGTTACATGTGCATGAgattgtgcatttttaaaaaataaaagcaagcagTAAAAAGATGAATTCAAACATACAATAACATTATTACATAtgttatatgatatatatatatatatatatatatatatacacacacacacacacatacatacacacatactggtatatatataacacacagaTATGAATACGCATTCATCCTGGTAGTTCTCTGGAGAATTCTGACATccacaaatccaaaagaaaaagaagccttATAAAAATGTCATCTTTCCATCTAAAGAGGTGAGCTTCAGATCTCCAGATCCCTGGTGGTTTTTACTTTGTGTAAGTTTTTCCACCAGGTCAGCCTCCTGCAACTCACCGTTCTCTCTGATGAGGTACTTGTTCATGTACCCTTATTGTAATGCAGAGGTCCCATCTCACAGCAGTTTTAGCATCTCTTACGAGCTCACACGGCCCACACCAATATGGAGAAAGTTCCTGGTGTCCTCCAGTTCCTACTCTGCTGAGTAGGTTTGTTGGGTGTAGACCATAGTCCCTGGGCTGTGTACCCTACAGCTTCACAGCATGTGTGTCCTCACAACACTCCCCAAGGGCCTTGCTGCCAATGAGCGAAGCCTGCAGCCGGGCTATCAGGATCCTTCACCTTTGCTGATGGACTTCCAAGGGTACTCAGCCCTTCTCATGAGTGATCGCAATGTCCTAAGTCTTCTCCATAGAGCATAGCCCAAGGATCTGGCTTGAAACAAATTCTGTCACGAAACAAATCACATAGAATGACAGGATGCCATTCCATGAGTCAGTTTTCTAGGGCTACTTAACAAAGCACATACACCTAGTGACTTAAAACCACACACATCTACCCTCCTCTATGCTGGAGGCCAGAAGCCAAAAGCAGGGTCACCAGGTGTGAGTCAAGGTGTGAACAGGGCTGAATCTTTTAGGGAATCCAGGAGAGATTCTGTCTCCTGCTTTCTCAGCTGCCTCTGACTCAAGGTTCCTGGCTCAGCTACTCCAATCCCTCCTTCCAGTGTAACATCGCCTACTTCTCTGTGTCTGACCCCTCCTGCCCCCTTTCAGAAGGACACTTGCAGTTATTGCAAGCCCATCGGGATGATCCAGGGCAATCCCTCTGTCTCAGACCCTTAACTGCATCTCATCAGCATGCAGTCCCttttgctgggggaagggaacaCAGTCACAGGCTCTGGAAAAGAACCTCTTAGGTGTGATGGGTTGGCAGGAGTCATTAACATCAATAattgtaaaataatgaaatggaaccCCAGGGTCTCATTGTCAGTGTCGGTGTGACAAAGTGTCTCCATAACTCCTCTGGAGTCAGtgtttctctctggctctgtgaAGGGGTGTGTCTAGGGCTGCACCTGCTCTCCCACCCTGAAGGGTGTCTATTCCTTCTAATGACAGCCTTCCTCTTCCAGTCAGGACCACACTTCACTGCGCAGGCACCTGAGAGAGGTGCATTCCTGATCACCAACGGCACACATATGCAGATTGTAATGAATTCCTGCTTCACCAGTCCAGGGCACTGTCTCTGGGGACAAATCATCTCTCAGATTTGCATTTTCTGCTTTACAAAAATGTGAATAGGAATAGATTTGGGTCATGTCTATATGTTTAGAAATAATAACTTATTTTGAGACGTAGAAGAGTGAATGCACAGGAAATCCTTCCCACAACATTTGGCAAACGGCAAGTGCTCATATGTGATAGCCAttcttacatttatattataaaacGCCTTCTATCTGCAGCCTAAATATCTGGCCACAGCTTTGAGTATGAACTTACACCAACAAAAGGTCCTCTTCttgggggcggctgggtggctcagtggtttaagccgctgccttcggctcgggtcatgatctcagggtcgtgggatcgagtcccacatccagctctctgctctgaagggagcctgcttccctctcactctctctgcctttctctctgcctacttgtgatctctctctgtcaaataaataaataaaatcttaaaaaaaaaaaggtcctctTCTTGGATGTTCAGATATATGGTATTCCCAAACCCCAGCATGGAACTCAGACCGATGTAAAATTTCATGTGACTCCTTCATTCATGGGTGATGTCCTGCAACATTTCTAATCTGTAAAGAAGGTACCCATACCCTGATCTCTCTTTGTGCCATCCTGAGATACTACTGTGCCCTCCAGCACATCCCCCAGATAGATTCAAGTAAAACACAAGAATGAGAAATTGATGTTTCACTGAAAGTAaggtggggaagaagggaaaaggattTCTACAAGATGTCAGGTAGCAACACACTTTTAGCATTCTGTGTGTTTTCATATACTGAGCCCTCTACTCCTCCACTCCGACCTCCTCTCTAGTCCCTCCCTTTCTACCTCGTACTCTTCACTTCATATTCTGACATCCTTCTCTCAATTCAGATCAGTTATAGAAAAATTCGCCTAGGATCTGTCACCTACAGACAGAAGGGAATAGACCGGGTGAAGTACCTTCATGGAGACAAATAGTTTGTTTACTTTTTCGTACATTTTCATACTAAAGGGTGACTATAAAACACTGGACACAATGCCCCACCCCCTAAATGCTGCAATGTTGGTGGCATTCATTATTATGCTAATTTCTGTTTATACTTATGTTGGAGGAAACAAAGTCTTTCCTGGTTTCTCCATTCAAGAAGAACCATTGGCTTCAGTGCCCAAACACATCCATAGGATGCCCCGCTCTGGCTCATACGCAGAAAACATATTCTTAGACATAGGCAATGGGATGGACTTCGTCTCACAGAGGAAAGAACAAGAGATGACGATCGCTAGTTCCTAGGCAAAAGGGGGCAAACAAATTGAAGAAAATCAAATATGTAGCGTGCTCCAATACCTATGCATGCGTCCAACCATACCTTTcagtattttcatatattaaatctCTACAAAAGTCCTGTGGAGAGATTCATGATTATCCCCAGCCCAGCTATCCTATTTCCTCACCAACAAACTGGCCATCAAGAGCTTAGGGGACTGAATTTTCTCTGGAAACTTCTCCTTATGGCATTCTTGAGCTCCTTATTCCTGAGGCTGAAAATGATCGGGCTGAGAAAGGGAGTGAAGACTGTATAGGTGGTGGCCATCAGGGTGTTACTGTCCATAGAACGGGGGCCCTTGGGCTTGAGGTAGATAATGGACGCAAAACTGTAGTGCACAATGACCACAGTGAGGTGGGACACACATGTGGAGAAGGTCTtgtgcctgccttcagctgagggGATCCTCAATATGGCGGCCACGATGAAGACATAGGAGATCACGATGAGGAATAAACATCCCATCAGAGCTGTGACGCACACCAGGATCACACCCAAGGTGACAGAGGAATTCTCATTCCCACAGGCCAACTTCAAGAGAGAAAACACGTGGCAGAGAAAATGGTGGATGACGTTAGACCCACAGAAGGTGAGATGAAAAACTATCAGGGTCACCATCATCcccatgactgagccaccagcccAGGTCCAGGACACCAGACGGGCACAGGTGCGGGTACTCATGAGCACGTTGTAGCGCAGGGGGTGGCAGATGGCCACGTAGCGGTCATACCCCATGATCATGAGCAGGAAGGAGTGGGTGAAGCCAAATGTGAAAGAGAAGAACATCTGACTGGCACAGGCCACAAAGCTGATGGAACGGTGGCTGGAGAGCATGTCAACCAGCATGCGAGGCGTGACGGCAACAGTGAACAGAATCTCGGAGGTCGACAGAGCACACAGGAAGAGGTACATGGGTGTGTGCAAGCCGCGCTCACTCCAGACAGTGGCCATGATGAGCAGGTTCCCCAGCAGCGTGAACAGGTACATCAGCAGGTACAGCAGGAAGAAGATAGGTAGGAGATGCTGTGGGAAGTTGGAGAAGCCCACGAGGATGAATTCAGACACCATGCTATAGTTCTGACCAGCCCCGGATGCTGCATCTGCTCAGATCACAGAGGGAATGAAGGCGATCAGAATAAAGATCATGAATCTATATAACAATATACcccagaaaatatacaaaatggagGAACACAGACGCAGTGTCTTAGGATTGGGAAAATGACAAGGATACTCACTGTTTCTGCTGTTCTTTAACATGGAACTGAAAACCGTGAGTGGTgctctgagaaaagaaaaggaaagaaggtatGTAAGGACTGGAAAGGAGGAGACTGGCTTGTCCACCCAGAAAAAGCGAACGAATGAGGTCAGAACATATCACAGTGTGAGAGAGCACTGAGCTGTAGAAAACAAGACCTGCTTCCAGAAACCAGTATTTCTCATAGAAGTGCAGAGTAGTCGCCATTCACAGTATGAATTTGAAGTAAAAAGTAAGATACCATTCCCAGGAGTGACACAAAGTATAAAGAAACAGCTCTCTCGCATTTTGGTCTGGCGATTTCTTTACACTCAAGAAAAGTTGAGCCTCTAATGGGCTTTTGTTTGGGGGCATTATCACTTCCCTTGTTCACCAGATtagaaagaaacacagatttTCTGACAATATTCAGTTATGGATACGTTCTAAAGAAGAATCAACCTGTTCAATGTCAGTGTAAGTAACAATTATTTAGGAAAGTAACTACTTTTACAAAATTAACATTTAGTCACAAGAGTGGTTTCTTTCctaccttcctcctccttctcctcctcctacttcttctttcttcttttttcttctccctctcctccccctcctcctcctcctcctcctctccccctcctctccctcctcctcctcctcctctccctccttcttcttcctacATTTTAGCAAATTTGTCCTGGCTGGGTGGGAGACAAGATGATGCTTGAATCTGCTTCTTCATTCAGGCTATGGCAATATGTGGTTGTAGTTGAAGCCTATGGTGAAAATACATCCTCACCTTCAGTGGAAAACTGAGAACCTGATGGTCCTCCAGAAAGGGTCTCTGGGACCCCAGGGTCCTCATATCACACTTGGGAAGCCTCTGTTGTAAAATATCTAGGAATCAATCAAGCACATGAATGCCTCCATATTCAGAAATTTTTACCATTGATAAAATGCAGGTGGTTTGAATACAAAGAGAAAGATCTACACTCTCAGATGAGGTCAGTGAGTATGGAAATGGTAACACTTCTTCCTCAAATCAGAGCACCAGAGCAACTGCATTTACACTTTCAGTGAAGCAGCTGTGCATCTCATAACAGTTTCCTCCAATCCCTTCTGAAAACTAAGGTCAGTGCAAAACCATACTGATCTTCTGAACGTGGAGTCAATAGGAAAGAAATGCTCTGGCAGGTGTGAAGACTCATCATGGACATTATACACATCATAGTCATTTTTAAGTGTGAACCAGGAACAGACACAGACACTGACCAAATTGATTGGATACCTCAGAAAATATCCCCACATGAGTCACAGCTTAACATGTGCTAAAGGTGGGAGCACAAGTCAAAGGGAAAAGGTGGATTGTTTAGGACtttgtggtgggaaaactggTCCTTTTATGAAGCAAACTCAGTCTGAATTTCTGCCCAAGACCATATGCAAAGGTGGATTCCAGCATTCAAGACATAAATACGAAATATGACCGTGGAAGTTAAGAGGAGAAGGTATAGGAGAAGAATTTTGTTGATCTGGGGTTGGAGAAGGACTTCTTAAACAAACTTCAGAAACACAAACATTAGgtgtttttgaaagaatgaaaacatcAAGAAGAAGAGTATTCGTTCAACAAATGATGTTCTGGATCCAGCTAAGAGTAGATGGAAAGGTGAGGAAAGATCACTGTCATTGTCCACAACTGACCAGGGAATATGATGTAGAATAACAAAAAACCAGTTCTATCTACAAGAAATAGAAATCTCAACGCAGAAATGAGCAAAGGTGTGAGCAGAGAGCTCACATCGGGTATAGCACaagcaaatgaaaacatgttagagagagagagagagagagagagagagggagaggaagggagagaaaggaagagaaatgcagTGGAAATTCAGTGTCTACGTATTTAAGGTCCCAAATTGGAAAGTGCCCAGTGCTGATCAGGTATGGGGAGAAGGCAATATTAGTGTACTGCCTGTGAGAACTAGAGGGCTAAAATTAAGAGTTCCTGGGCTCTATGCTCCAGCACATGTACTCCTGAATATCTATCTCCATTGCTGACAGGTATTTATAAGGGAACATGTCAGGGAATGTTTTGTAACATTGCTTGTAGTGCAGAATGTGAGAAGTGCTTGTCCATAATTGGAAAGAGGGCAGGTCATATGGGTTGGGTGCAAACACTGGAGTCCCAGGCAGCAGTTGGATGCACACTCAACAGACTAAAGTACccttagagactcttaatcatagggaaaaactgaagattgctggaggggaagggggtgaagggatggggtaactgggtggtggacattaaggagagcaggtgatgtaatgagcacttggcattatataagactgatgaatcacagacttgtacctaTGAAACCATAGTACATTATGGGTCATTTAACtcaatttaagtaaaaattctttaaaataatattgagtGAATGACACAAAAATTAGATGAATTCTCCAGTATAATCCCATTTGGGCACATGAAATACGGAGCCCCTGAAACTCTTCTGAATGATGCATATCACTATACATTTGTCAAACCCACACAATGTGCAACACAGACAGTGAACTCTAATGTAACCCGTGGGCTGAGTCAATAATAATGTATCCATATTGGTTCACCAACTGGAACAAATGTACTACACTAACACAAGAGGTAGAAGAGGAAATAATATGCAGGAGAGAGGATGTCTGCCTTTTTCTGTAAACTAAAAACTTCTCTATAATCTAAAAGTGACCAATTTTCTATGaaactaaaaaaaggaaaagataatttaCAACATAGGTATGCACAGAGAATACCTCTCTACAAGTGCATACAGAAATCAAAAAGCATGACTTCAGTGTCTTAGAATGGTTGGTTGTCGAAACTGGAGGGAAACAGGGTGGCAGAAAgagaatatgaataaaaatagaaaaggacatTGAGAAAACCAAGATTATCAAAAGCAGTGAACCAGAAATATCATTGACTCATACCTCTGCACCTGTTGTCtgccataaaataaaacaaaaatatatttttatgaataatttGAGCCTCATCTTCTGCCTAGAGCTCCCAAAATCCTGGGTTCTGGGAGAGGACCCAGCCATAATTGCACCCCATGGTCTCCCTGGAGTCTTGTTCCCAAGGATCCCCCATAATAGGGGTCAGAATGGAGCCTAGAGGACACAGAAGCAGCAGGATGGGGAGGAACCTTTCTGGAGTGAGGAAGGCTGTGCTGATGACCAGGAAATTGTCTGGTGGCCACGCAGGTATCCCTCTCAGAAACCCAGACACCGGCGTCTTCTCCCTTCTGTGCCTTATTCCCCTCCACTCAGCATCCTCACCGTCTACAAAATGCTGCCCCTGTGCTCTGCTCCTCTCCGTCTGTGTGGCTCCACTCCTCTCCCCTGCACTGCTCA
The sequence above is a segment of the Meles meles chromosome 20, mMelMel3.1 paternal haplotype, whole genome shotgun sequence genome. Coding sequences within it:
- the LOC123933006 gene encoding olfactory receptor 10H3-like, encoding MVSEFILVGFSNFPQHLLPIFFLLYLLMYLFTLLGNLLIMATVWSERGLHTPMYLFLCALSTSEILFTVAVTPRMLVDMLSSHRSISFVACASQMFFSFTFGFTHSFLLMIMGYDRYVAICHPLRYNVLMSTRTCARLVSWTWAGGSVMGMMVTLIVFHLTFCGSNVIHHFLCHVFSLLKLACGNENSSVTLGVILVCVTALMGCLFLIVISYVFIVAAILRIPSAEGRHKTFSTCVSHLTVVIVHYSFASIIYLKPKGPRSMDSNTLMATTYTVFTPFLSPIIFSLRNKELKNAIRRSFQRKFSPLSS